A region from the Benincasa hispida cultivar B227 chromosome 10, ASM972705v1, whole genome shotgun sequence genome encodes:
- the LOC120088546 gene encoding peroxidase 2-like gives MASANAVASFFFLCLLFGGSLAQLSETFYDQSCPRLSNIVRASVKKAIETDVRAGAKLIRLHFHDCFVNGCDGSVLLEDAPGIVSELNSPGNQGIQGLEIVDAIKADVERECPGIVSCADILAQASKDSVDVQGGPSWRVLYGRRDSRIANKTGADSGLASPFETLDELKAKFAAVGLGTTDLVALSGAHTFGRSRCRFFSHRFANFNGTTSPDPSLDPNYRRFLEGVCSAGPDTRANFDPVTPDVFDKNYYTNLQVRKGLLQSDQELYSTAGADTIAIVNSFATREGTFFKEFRQSMINMGNIKPLTGNRGEIRRNCRRVNSNSGFGGEGHDVM, from the exons ATGGCCTCCGCCAATGCCGTAGCCTCCTTTTTCTTTCTGTGTCTTCTCTTCGGAGGCTCTTTAGCCCAACTCTCCGAAACCTTTTACGATCAATCCTGCCCTCGCCTCTCCAACATTGTCCGCGCCTCCGTCAAGAAAGCTATCGAAACCGACGTCCGTGCTGGAGCTAAACTCATCCGCCTCCATTTCCACGATTGCTTCGTTAAT ggatgcgatggctCTGTTTTGCTAGAGGATGCTCCTGGCATAGTCAGTGAACTCAACTCACCTGGAAATCAAGGAATCCAAGGACTTGAGATTGTCGATGCCATTAAAGCCGACGTTGAGCGCGAATGCCCCGGCATCGTCTCCTGTGCCGACATCCTAGCTCAGGCTTCCAAGGACTCTGTCGATGTG CAAGGAGGGCCTAGTTGGAGAGTGTTATATGGAAGGCGAGACAGCAGAATCGCAAACAAAACAGGGGCGGATAGTGGGTTGGCCAGTCCCTTCGAAACTCTGGACGAACTCAAAGCCAAATTTGCTGCTGTTGGCCTTGGTACAACCGACCTTGTCGCCTTATCag GGGCGCATACGTTTGGTCGATCGAGATGCAGATTCTTCAGCCACCGATTTGCGAATTTCAACGGAACTACTAGCCCAGACCCATCACTGGACCCCAACTACAGGCGATTCCTGGAAGGGGTTTGCTCAGCTGGACCAGACACAAGGGCTAATTTCGACCCAGTAACACCGGACGTATTCGACAAAAACTACTACACAAACCTTCAAGTCAGGAAGGGGCTTTTACAGAGCGATCAAGAGCTGTACTCCACTGCCGGCGCTGACACCATCGCCATTGTCAACAGCTTCGCCACCAGAGAAGGCACCTTCTTCAAGGAATTCCGACAGTCGATGATCAACATGGGAAACATCAAGCCTTTGACTGGCAACCGTGGGGAAATCAGAAGAAACTGCAGGAGGGTTAATTCCAACTCCGGCTTCGGTGGAGAAGGCCACGATGTTATGTAA